A window of Limisphaera ngatamarikiensis genomic DNA:
GGCCCCTACCGCAGATACTTCAGCGCCACAAAACCGCCCACCCCCAGCACCAGCAACGCCCACGCAAGCCAGTCAAAATACCGCTCAATCCACACCTTCACCCGGGGGCCCAGCCAATACACCGCCCCGCCCACCATGAAAAAGCGCGCCGACCGTCCGAGGGCCGACGCCACCACCAGCGTCCCAAGGTTCACCCCGCACACACCCGCCGCCACCGTGAACACCTTGTACGGAATCGGCGTAAACGCGGCCGACAGAATCGCCACAAACGCATTGTCGTTGTACAGCGTCGCCACCCGGTCAAACGCCGCCTGCGAGAAAACGTACGGGATGAAAAACCCCCGCACCGCCTCCCACGCGTAATGTCCGATCAGGTAACCAAACACGCCACCCGCTACCGAACCCGCCGAGCAGAGACAGGCAAACCACAGTGCCCGCCGCGGCGCCCCCACACTCAACGCCAGCAACAACACGTCCGGCGGCACGGGGAAAAACGACGATTCCATGAAAGCAATCCCAAAAAGCGCCCACGCGCCCCCGGGCCGTTCCGCCCATTGCACCGTCCAGTCGTACAGCCGCCGGATCCAACCTGTCGCGGCCTTCCACTTCGATGGGGTCTCATTCCTCATGCGGCTGGCGAAGGAACGCCCAAAACCCGCCCAGCGTCAAGCCGCGGCCGGCTCTTGCGGATGACACACCGCTTCGTCACTCACTTCCAAAGAAACCCGCCCCGGCTCCCGCCGGGTTCAACCGCCACCGCCGGCACGGCGTAATTCGCTCAGCTTCCGCGCCGCATGGCCCTCGTCCAGGACCCGTTCCGCCAGCAACCATCCCTCCTCCACCGAACTCGCAGCCCCGGCCACCCACAACGCCACCGCCGCGTTATACAGCACTGCATCCCGTTTCGGTCCGCGGTCGCGCCCCTGCAATATGGCCTCCACCACGGCGGCGTTGGCCGCTGCATCGCCCCCCTGCAAATCCCTCAGGCTCAGGGCCCGTCGGACCCGCGCCGGCCGCGGCCAAACCGCCGTGGATTCGCCCCGAGCCAGCCCGAACACCGCCACCGTGGTCGGCCCCGCCGGCGACAATTCATCCACCCAGACCCGCTGCGCGGGGTCCGTGCCGGGCAACTCGCCGCACACGACCGCAACCCGTTCCACGCCGAGTGATCCCAACACCTGCGCCATTGGCCCGCACAGTTCCGGCCGCGCCACGCCCATCAACTGCGCCGTCGGCCGGACCGGATTCAGCAACGGCCCCAGGTAATTGAACAGCGTCCGCTGCCCGCGTTCGGCACAGAGCTTTCGAGCCGGTGCAATGTGCCGAAACGCCGGGTGGTAGAGCGGTGCAAACAAAAAGGCAAAACCATGTCGTTCCAGACTCCGGGCCGCCTCCGCCGGCGGGCTCTGCACCGGAATCCCCAGCGCCTCCAGCACATCCGCACTCCCCGCACGGGAGGTCACCGCCCGATTGCCGTGCTTGGCCACGGTCACACCCGCCGCGGCACACACCAGGGCCACCGTGGTGGAGATGTTGAACGTGCCGGCTCGATCGCCACCGGTACCCACCACGTCCAGGATCACCCGGCCCCGACGCCATGCGGGGTCCAGCGGCGGTTCAACCGCCCGCGACCGCAGCTCCTCTGCAAATGCGGCGATCTCCCCGACCGTTTCGCCCCGGCGCGCCAGCGCGGCCAGAAACTCCGCCTTTGTCTCCACCGGGACCCGCTCGTCCACAAGCCCCTCGACCGCTTCGCGGACCTGTTCGCGGGTCAGAACACCGCCCGCCTCAACCTGTCGAATGAGTTGCTCCAACACGATCCGCAACCTAGGTCAACCCGGACTCCAGACAAGCGCAAACCCGGCCCGGCAGCAATCGCATGGCTCATCGCGCCCCCGTCCCCCCGCCGCCCGGAACGGCCGCATCCAGGCCACGCTGCCAATCGGCCCCTGCCGGCCAGCCCGGGAACGGTTTTGCTTTGGCCGAGGGGCCGACCTCCTTAAAGTGAATGGCATGGACAAGGTGCGTCTGGGGATCATTGGACTGGGCAACATCGGCCGGTATCACGCCGATTATCTGTTGCAGGGCAAGGTCCAGCGATGCGAGCTGGTGGCCGTATGCGACGTGGGAAAGGCCGTGGAACGGTACACCCAACTCCAGCGGTTCACCAACCCCGAGGATCTCTTCCGCTCCGGGGCAGTGGACGCGGTGCTCATCTGCACCCCGCACTACCAGCACGTCACCCTCGGCATCGCGGCCCTGGAAGCCGGCCTCCACATCCTGGTCGAAAAACCCATCGCCGCCCACAAGGCCGATGCGGAGCGGCTCATTGCCAAAGCCCAACAACACCCCAAACAGGTCTTCGCCGCCATGTTCCAACTCCGCACCGAGCCCCGTTACCAAAAACTTCGGCGCCTCATCACCAGCGGTGAGCTGGGCGAGATCGTCCGGGTCAACTGGATCAACACCGACTGGTTCCGGCCCGAAATTTATTTTGCCACCGGGGGATGGCGCGCCACGTGGAAGGGCGAGGGCGGCGGCGTGCTCATCAATCAATGCCTCCACAACCTGGACACCCTCCAATGGCTCTGCGGCATGCCCTCCCGGGTACGCGGCTTCTGCCAGTTCGGCCGCTACCACCAAATCGAAGTCGAAGACAACGTCACGGCCTATCTCGAGTGGCCCAACCGCGCCACCGGGGTCTTCCTCGGTTCCACCGGTGAGGCCCCGGGCACCAACCGCCTCGAAATCGCCGGCACCCGCGGCAAGGTCGTCCTGGAAGACAACCGCCTGCGCTTCACCCGCAACGAGTCCGACATGATCGAGTTCAGCCGCACAGCCCGTAGCCCCTTCGCCAAACCGGACGTCTGGCACGTCGAAATCCCGTTCACCGATGCCGTCCTGCCCCACGCCATCATCGTCCAAAACTTCGTCAACGCCATCCTGGACGGTGAACCCTTGATCGCCCCCGGCCCCGAGGGCATCCACTCGGTGGAACTGGCCAACGCCGTGGTCTTCTCCGCGCTGCTCGACCGGACCCTGGACCTGCCCATGGACGGTGCCGCCTGGGAATCCAGGCTCGGAGAACTCATCGCCAGTTCCAAGGTCCAGAAACAGGTGGTCAACCTCGAAACCACAGATTTCACGGCATCTTTCCGACGTTGATCCCGGGCGTGGGGCGCCCCGGCTGCCCCCGCCTT
This region includes:
- a CDS encoding YqaA family protein; this translates as MESSFFPVPPDVLLLALSVGAPRRALWFACLCSAGSVAGGVFGYLIGHYAWEAVRGFFIPYVFSQAAFDRVATLYNDNAFVAILSAAFTPIPYKVFTVAAGVCGVNLGTLVVASALGRSARFFMVGGAVYWLGPRVKVWIERYFDWLAWALLVLGVGGFVALKYLR
- the trpD gene encoding anthranilate phosphoribosyltransferase, encoding MLEQLIRQVEAGGVLTREQVREAVEGLVDERVPVETKAEFLAALARRGETVGEIAAFAEELRSRAVEPPLDPAWRRGRVILDVVGTGGDRAGTFNISTTVALVCAAAGVTVAKHGNRAVTSRAGSADVLEALGIPVQSPPAEAARSLERHGFAFLFAPLYHPAFRHIAPARKLCAERGQRTLFNYLGPLLNPVRPTAQLMGVARPELCGPMAQVLGSLGVERVAVVCGELPGTDPAQRVWVDELSPAGPTTVAVFGLARGESTAVWPRPARVRRALSLRDLQGGDAAANAAVVEAILQGRDRGPKRDAVLYNAAVALWVAGAASSVEEGWLLAERVLDEGHAARKLSELRRAGGGG
- a CDS encoding Gfo/Idh/MocA family protein produces the protein MDKVRLGIIGLGNIGRYHADYLLQGKVQRCELVAVCDVGKAVERYTQLQRFTNPEDLFRSGAVDAVLICTPHYQHVTLGIAALEAGLHILVEKPIAAHKADAERLIAKAQQHPKQVFAAMFQLRTEPRYQKLRRLITSGELGEIVRVNWINTDWFRPEIYFATGGWRATWKGEGGGVLINQCLHNLDTLQWLCGMPSRVRGFCQFGRYHQIEVEDNVTAYLEWPNRATGVFLGSTGEAPGTNRLEIAGTRGKVVLEDNRLRFTRNESDMIEFSRTARSPFAKPDVWHVEIPFTDAVLPHAIIVQNFVNAILDGEPLIAPGPEGIHSVELANAVVFSALLDRTLDLPMDGAAWESRLGELIASSKVQKQVVNLETTDFTASFRR